A region from the Leptospirillum ferriphilum ML-04 genome encodes:
- a CDS encoding glycosyltransferase family 9 protein, with amino-acid sequence MTDPARKKGPMRILILALTRMGDLYEMYPMVAALRETYPDSQISLVAYREFCPVLGPLSLLTSVYPVDGPSLLALSRSPGSPLEAYRTIRNWLQEIDEFDADLLINLTPNRIGAVLGYLIRAREKRGLHMTPDGYRAHYGPFVPYLGMLVKNRLYNNLNLVDLFLKIACLKPPVSLPLSILPESRSNIRKKGEKEGVGPDDIRIAFATGASQELKRWPVERFLETILVLLESDFRTHAILLGSGEEDRKRNGKIFGGISALRPDLSVRLHDWTGQTGPDDLFALLEQSDLLVSNDTGTMHAAALAGLPVVCLSFANLFYPETGPWGDGNIILYSRAPCAPCAPDSRCLHPVCREDLDPRTVAAVVRKRLEFPRTLETPDREALRLFLETLLPVGKTGIALSKREVTGEVRYRPLGEDRESPEEFYRNVYEKLWREDLEGDLEKPLEGLCPEGGDISQVLDFSDRLLHLAKKGQEVVQRIAVCLDSGRSPVPENLLSSIDGVDRQVEEISWSCPPLGPLCLFFQLEKESIDVWNPREIFHLVKRTEKTYEDLRKRVERFSRIVREGRRALPGETDRAEEPGMSRFSGFEMRERIGQ; translated from the coding sequence ATGACCGATCCGGCCCGAAAAAAGGGTCCCATGCGCATTCTTATCCTTGCCCTGACCCGCATGGGAGATTTGTATGAAATGTATCCGATGGTGGCCGCGCTCCGGGAAACCTACCCCGACAGTCAGATCTCGCTGGTGGCCTATCGCGAGTTTTGTCCGGTTCTGGGCCCTCTCTCCCTGTTGACATCCGTTTACCCCGTGGACGGCCCGTCGCTTCTTGCGCTCTCCCGTTCTCCGGGGTCCCCCCTGGAAGCCTACCGGACGATCCGGAACTGGCTGCAGGAAATCGACGAATTCGATGCCGATCTTCTGATCAATTTGACTCCGAACAGAATCGGAGCCGTTCTGGGATATCTGATCCGGGCCCGGGAAAAGAGAGGTCTTCACATGACCCCGGATGGGTACAGGGCCCACTATGGTCCATTTGTTCCCTATCTCGGAATGCTCGTGAAGAACCGGCTCTACAACAATCTGAATCTGGTCGACCTGTTCCTGAAGATTGCCTGTCTCAAGCCTCCGGTCTCTCTTCCACTGTCCATCCTGCCGGAATCCCGGTCGAACATCCGGAAAAAAGGCGAAAAAGAGGGAGTCGGACCCGACGACATCCGGATTGCTTTTGCGACAGGTGCTTCCCAGGAATTAAAGAGATGGCCGGTGGAACGCTTTCTGGAAACGATCCTTGTCCTGCTGGAAAGCGATTTTCGAACCCATGCCATTCTGCTGGGTTCCGGAGAGGAGGATCGGAAGAGAAACGGGAAGATTTTCGGGGGGATATCCGCTCTCCGCCCCGATCTGTCCGTTCGCCTTCATGACTGGACCGGTCAGACCGGCCCGGATGACCTGTTTGCGCTTCTCGAACAATCGGATCTCCTTGTGTCAAACGATACGGGAACGATGCATGCGGCGGCTCTGGCCGGACTCCCGGTTGTCTGTCTTTCTTTCGCCAACCTGTTCTACCCGGAAACGGGACCCTGGGGGGACGGAAATATCATCCTGTATTCCCGCGCTCCGTGCGCTCCCTGCGCGCCGGATTCGAGATGCCTTCATCCGGTGTGCCGGGAAGATCTCGATCCCCGGACCGTTGCGGCTGTGGTCCGAAAACGCCTGGAGTTTCCCCGGACACTGGAGACCCCGGATCGGGAAGCGTTACGACTGTTCCTCGAAACCCTTCTGCCAGTGGGAAAAACCGGAATCGCGCTCTCAAAAAGGGAGGTCACCGGGGAAGTTCGTTACAGGCCTCTGGGAGAAGACAGGGAATCCCCGGAGGAGTTTTACCGGAACGTGTATGAAAAGCTTTGGAGAGAAGACCTGGAAGGGGACCTGGAAAAGCCGCTGGAGGGTCTGTGCCCGGAAGGGGGGGACATCTCGCAGGTGCTCGATTTTTCCGATCGACTTCTTCATCTGGCGAAGAAAGGACAGGAGGTGGTGCAGAGGATTGCTGTCTGTCTCGACTCCGGTCGTTCTCCGGTTCCGGAAAACCTTCTTTCCTCTATCGACGGTGTGGACAGACAGGTCGAAGAGATCTCCTGGTCCTGCCCGCCGTTGGGTCCCTTGTGCCTTTTTTTCCAGCTGGAGAAGGAAAGCATCGATGTGTGGAATCCCCGGGAGATTTTCCACCTGGTGAAAAGGACCGAAAAGACATATGAAGATCTCCGAAAGAGGGTCGAACGGTTTTCCCGGATCGTCCGGGAAGGAAGGCGCGCTCTGCCAGGAGAAACAGACCGCGCGGAAGAGCCTGGGATGAGCCGGTTTTCCGGCTTTGAAATGCGAGAAAGGATAGGACAATGA
- a CDS encoding TonB-dependent receptor — protein sequence MKMRGWMPGSSRFLVMAAGLLVGLDCHSGMAMGLSDGPDSAKKSPSSPADVQKRLKNSVIYGVVLSMKDGQPLSGVPIRMQNSETGKTYRKTSDDQGAFIFRELPPGTYRIVAGGGAFSVQTKEGLLQAGTVGEMDFRLQPLSRGTAELSGRIFEGKGSRKTPVAARLDAKNTKTGEIYTVSSDEKGYFDLKALPSGRYLVQVVKKGYSPLVEAVQVDQVTRRDFRLTLNQLAQADIQAEGNRKIRDTTGAISVIGQKKFQQNLTTGAAYTLMQNSPSIEYFSRSGSQGISGAMNYMSCRGYTVGGANTSPTGTAGIEISVEGVPQNIEADGGEIYDLGIMNTDVKSASIQRGVTTSRQTGNYAAGCAIDFHLVDPSSSAYQTINSGGGSYGLYYTSYINNSGINKDNGVGAYNDFTILHQDGFREFTPLTEYQYYGNLTKYLESGKLYFLATANYKNYDRGASVTLNNYNAFGPSFNGGASYSNPNNPGSTPNAPFYKNWDYGRFMLDLGFKDQVTPSIRVKNSLYAVVEPQGDTSMPAGFGSCNGTTCTPNQFNATSPLYQSINPNFSNQLGYQFVQNYYQAEGYKTGDIAEIRYRLWKDDNLYLGMKGQYATYHYYTDPMFSDNIVGGTINAIYSQTSIVGYLEDHYRPAKPVLLNVGFRVASVSQYFNDQVPADQWSLFTGGGTYTGGGGVGVSNGASMLIPMPHVGLNIYPTDNWKLYVTGGESFAPPAIFDYKGFAPGSLVGGVSPENVWDLSAGVRYSRERGYVAADLFSDYITNMPVALPFTSGTTTYTQYENVGQARQQGVEAEGKLVLGAGFNLSGNFTYLWGVLGNTPVGSLNFAGDMIPFVPLDMGNLALSWDHGPWHITVDERYTGMMNVIDFSGGPTGTGNPMINVPGYFTTDLYASYDLPVVKSWYKSASVYVDAFNLLNTNYYNPAGLEPGPNNLETLFIYPGEPVNVFAGVRMTF from the coding sequence ATGAAGATGCGTGGGTGGATGCCGGGATCGTCCCGGTTTCTTGTCATGGCTGCCGGTCTCCTGGTGGGTCTGGACTGTCATTCGGGCATGGCGATGGGGTTGTCCGACGGACCGGACAGTGCGAAAAAGTCTCCTTCTTCGCCGGCGGATGTTCAGAAACGTCTGAAAAACAGCGTGATTTACGGCGTTGTCCTGTCGATGAAGGATGGTCAGCCCCTCTCCGGCGTGCCGATCCGGATGCAAAACAGCGAGACGGGAAAAACATACCGGAAAACGAGCGACGACCAGGGGGCATTCATTTTCCGGGAACTTCCTCCCGGAACGTATCGGATCGTGGCGGGCGGCGGGGCATTCTCCGTTCAGACGAAGGAGGGGCTTCTGCAGGCAGGGACAGTCGGGGAAATGGATTTTCGCCTTCAGCCCCTGTCGAGAGGGACGGCAGAGCTCTCCGGCCGTATTTTTGAAGGAAAAGGATCCCGTAAGACGCCGGTAGCCGCCCGTCTGGATGCTAAAAACACGAAAACAGGAGAAATCTATACCGTCTCTTCCGATGAGAAAGGATATTTCGACCTGAAAGCGCTTCCATCCGGTCGCTATCTCGTCCAGGTGGTCAAAAAAGGGTATTCCCCCCTGGTCGAAGCCGTCCAGGTGGATCAGGTGACCCGTCGGGATTTTCGTCTGACACTGAACCAGCTCGCCCAGGCGGATATCCAGGCGGAGGGGAACAGAAAAATTCGCGACACAACCGGGGCGATTTCCGTGATCGGGCAGAAGAAGTTCCAGCAGAACCTGACGACCGGAGCGGCCTATACCCTGATGCAGAACTCGCCTTCGATCGAATATTTCTCCCGCTCGGGATCCCAGGGAATCTCCGGCGCAATGAACTACATGTCCTGTCGGGGGTATACCGTGGGGGGCGCCAATACGAGTCCCACCGGAACGGCCGGGATTGAAATTTCTGTCGAGGGCGTTCCCCAGAATATCGAGGCGGACGGGGGCGAGATCTATGATCTGGGCATCATGAACACCGATGTGAAGTCGGCATCCATCCAGAGGGGGGTGACGACGTCCCGGCAGACGGGGAACTATGCCGCCGGATGCGCCATCGATTTTCATCTGGTGGATCCCTCCTCCTCCGCGTACCAGACGATCAATTCGGGTGGGGGGTCCTATGGACTTTACTACACAAGCTACATCAATAATTCGGGGATCAACAAGGACAACGGCGTCGGGGCGTACAACGATTTCACGATCCTCCACCAGGACGGCTTCCGGGAGTTCACTCCTCTGACCGAATATCAATATTACGGGAACCTGACAAAATACCTGGAATCCGGAAAGCTGTACTTCCTCGCGACGGCCAACTACAAAAACTACGACCGGGGAGCATCGGTCACCCTGAACAATTACAATGCCTTCGGTCCCTCCTTTAACGGAGGGGCAAGCTATTCGAACCCGAACAACCCGGGAAGCACCCCGAATGCCCCCTTTTACAAGAACTGGGATTATGGCCGTTTCATGCTCGACCTGGGGTTCAAGGACCAGGTCACGCCTTCGATCCGGGTGAAGAATTCCCTCTATGCGGTGGTGGAGCCACAGGGCGACACGAGCATGCCGGCGGGATTCGGGTCCTGCAACGGGACCACCTGTACGCCCAACCAGTTCAATGCGACATCTCCGTTGTATCAGTCGATCAACCCGAATTTCAGCAACCAGCTCGGCTACCAGTTCGTGCAAAACTATTATCAGGCGGAGGGCTACAAGACGGGTGACATTGCCGAAATCAGATACCGGCTCTGGAAGGACGACAATCTCTATCTCGGCATGAAGGGGCAGTACGCCACCTACCATTACTATACGGATCCGATGTTTTCGGACAATATCGTGGGCGGAACCATCAACGCGATCTATTCCCAGACCTCGATTGTGGGGTATCTGGAAGACCATTATCGACCGGCCAAACCGGTTCTTCTGAACGTCGGGTTCCGTGTCGCCAGCGTTTCCCAGTATTTTAACGATCAGGTGCCCGCCGACCAGTGGAGTCTTTTCACGGGCGGAGGAACCTACACGGGAGGGGGAGGGGTCGGGGTCAGTAACGGAGCTTCCATGCTGATCCCCATGCCGCATGTGGGCTTGAATATCTACCCCACGGACAACTGGAAACTCTATGTGACCGGCGGGGAATCCTTTGCGCCCCCGGCCATCTTCGACTACAAGGGATTTGCCCCCGGATCCCTGGTGGGCGGGGTCTCCCCGGAAAACGTCTGGGATCTGAGCGCCGGTGTCCGTTACAGCCGGGAGAGGGGATATGTCGCCGCCGATCTGTTCAGCGATTACATCACCAACATGCCTGTCGCTCTCCCTTTTACCTCCGGGACCACGACCTATACCCAGTATGAAAACGTCGGCCAGGCCCGGCAACAGGGGGTGGAAGCGGAAGGCAAACTCGTCCTGGGCGCGGGCTTCAACCTCTCCGGCAACTTCACGTATCTGTGGGGTGTTCTCGGGAATACCCCTGTCGGTTCCCTGAACTTTGCGGGAGACATGATTCCCTTTGTTCCTCTGGATATGGGGAATCTGGCGTTGTCCTGGGATCACGGTCCCTGGCACATCACCGTCGATGAGCGATATACGGGAATGATGAACGTGATCGATTTTTCGGGCGGTCCGACCGGGACAGGGAATCCGATGATCAATGTTCCGGGGTATTTCACGACCGATCTTTACGCGTCCTATGATCTTCCGGTGGTGAAATCCTGGTACAAATCGGCAAGCGTGTATGTCGATGCCTTTAACCTTCTGAATACGAATTACTACAATCCGGCAGGACTCGAACCGGGGCCCAACAATCTTGAGACGCTCTTCATCTATCCGGGCGAGCCGGTCAATGTGTTTGCCGGAGTGCGAATGACCTTTTGA
- a CDS encoding ABC transporter ATP-binding protein, with product MADLRGKGVDVHLKNVSRLFQVGGETFQALSNVTIFVPSGVHWSLVGASGSGKSTLLYMMGLLERPSTGEVWIDGQRTDTLKTGERALIRNRRIGFIFQNFQLIPRTTALENVEMPLLYQKVPARERKERAKALLAQVGLSERENHFPSQLSGGQQQRVAIARALVTSPGLVLADEPTGNLDTASSKDILELLEHLRALHHFTLVLVTHDPLVASRAEHQIRLSDGRIVGGETG from the coding sequence ATGGCTGACCTGCGGGGAAAGGGTGTCGATGTCCACCTGAAAAACGTGTCTCGTCTTTTTCAGGTGGGTGGCGAGACGTTTCAGGCTCTTTCGAACGTGACGATTTTTGTTCCGTCCGGCGTCCATTGGTCGCTTGTCGGAGCTTCGGGGTCCGGGAAGTCCACCTTGCTCTATATGATGGGTCTTCTTGAACGACCTTCCACAGGGGAGGTCTGGATCGACGGTCAGAGGACGGACACGCTGAAAACAGGGGAAAGAGCGCTGATCCGCAATCGCCGGATTGGCTTCATCTTCCAGAATTTTCAGCTGATTCCCCGGACAACCGCTCTCGAAAATGTCGAAATGCCCCTTCTCTATCAGAAAGTTCCCGCTCGCGAAAGGAAGGAGAGGGCGAAGGCCCTTCTTGCCCAGGTGGGTCTCTCCGAAAGGGAGAATCATTTTCCCTCCCAGCTGTCCGGCGGTCAACAACAGAGAGTGGCCATTGCCCGGGCTCTTGTGACCTCGCCCGGTCTGGTTCTCGCCGACGAGCCGACCGGTAATCTGGATACGGCTTCTTCCAAAGACATTCTCGAATTGCTTGAGCACCTTCGGGCGTTGCATCATTTTACCCTGGTCCTGGTGACACACGATCCGCTTGTGGCCTCCCGCGCGGAACATCAAATCCGCCTTTCGGATGGTCGTATCGTCGGGGGAGAGACGGGATGA
- a CDS encoding inorganic diphosphatase: MFNPWHDLSLGENFPHEFDALIEIPYGSRVKYEMDKDSGLIRVDRILHSAVYYPANYGLIPGTYCEDGDPMDVFVFGEDPIFPGVVARIRPVGILRMVDGGEKDDKILAVLAKDPLFSLYRHVEDVPPHLLKKIERFLEDYKILENKSVKVNGIEGNAEAKKALLESRESYLKNRDALIRKT; this comes from the coding sequence TTGTTCAATCCCTGGCACGACCTGTCCCTCGGAGAAAATTTTCCTCATGAATTTGATGCCCTGATCGAGATTCCGTATGGAAGCCGCGTAAAATATGAAATGGACAAGGACAGCGGATTGATCCGGGTGGACCGGATCCTTCACAGCGCCGTCTATTACCCGGCAAATTATGGCCTGATTCCCGGAACCTATTGCGAAGACGGGGATCCGATGGATGTGTTTGTTTTCGGAGAAGACCCGATTTTTCCGGGGGTTGTGGCACGCATCCGTCCTGTCGGCATCCTGCGCATGGTGGACGGAGGCGAAAAGGATGACAAGATCCTGGCCGTCCTGGCCAAGGACCCCCTGTTCAGTCTTTATAGACATGTGGAAGATGTCCCTCCCCATCTTCTCAAGAAAATCGAGCGGTTTCTCGAAGACTACAAGATTCTGGAAAACAAGTCCGTCAAGGTCAACGGGATCGAAGGAAACGCGGAGGCGAAGAAAGCCCTGCTGGAGTCGCGCGAAAGCTATCTGAAGAATCGGGACGCGCTGATCCGGAAAACGTGA
- a CDS encoding ABC transporter permease — protein sequence MNIAGLAFRSLARNPFRTILTMLGIVIGTAAVILLVSLGMGARHLVLDSINNLGPNLLIVIPGSVTDSGAQVGGGTDTTLTLDDARAIREGCPSVLEDSAALRTAGQVLSGAANWSTVILGTESTYLAVRNWELSKGSFFTEKDVRAMSRVAILGRKVARRLFGFADPVGKWVQINHSPFQVIGILSPKGQSPMGMDQDDMVVIPITTLQTQIMGVTYVGVILANAVSTDGIETAKQEISRLLRIRHHIPPDGRPDFSVNPMSDITRTANRLSLILTVLLAAIASISLLVGGIGIMNIMLVSVRERTREIGIRMAIGARPGDIVTQFLVESAVLSLLGGLTGILLGAGGIFLFRDLVGWPAPFPIGFMTATLLFSGGIGVVFGLYPAVMASRLDPMVALRYE from the coding sequence ATGAACATCGCCGGTCTCGCTTTCCGTTCCCTGGCCCGTAATCCGTTCCGGACGATTCTGACGATGCTGGGCATTGTCATTGGCACGGCGGCCGTCATTCTCCTTGTTTCCCTCGGAATGGGGGCCCGTCACCTGGTCCTGGACAGTATCAACAACCTGGGTCCAAATCTTTTAATTGTCATTCCGGGGTCCGTCACGGATTCCGGAGCGCAGGTCGGAGGGGGAACAGACACGACGCTGACCCTCGACGATGCGCGGGCCATCCGGGAGGGATGCCCCTCGGTTCTGGAGGATTCTGCGGCTCTCCGGACAGCCGGGCAGGTTTTGTCCGGGGCGGCCAACTGGTCCACGGTCATTTTGGGAACAGAATCAACGTATCTGGCCGTCCGGAACTGGGAGCTGTCGAAAGGGTCTTTTTTTACGGAAAAGGATGTCCGGGCGATGAGCCGGGTGGCCATCCTGGGCCGAAAGGTGGCCCGCCGGCTGTTCGGTTTTGCCGATCCGGTCGGAAAATGGGTCCAGATCAATCATTCCCCTTTTCAGGTCATCGGGATCCTGAGCCCCAAGGGACAATCCCCGATGGGGATGGACCAGGATGACATGGTCGTCATTCCGATCACGACACTCCAGACCCAGATCATGGGTGTCACCTATGTCGGGGTCATTCTGGCGAACGCGGTTTCGACAGACGGGATTGAAACCGCGAAACAGGAAATATCCCGTCTTTTGCGGATTCGTCACCATATCCCGCCCGACGGACGGCCGGATTTCTCGGTCAACCCCATGAGCGATATCACCCGGACCGCCAACCGGTTGTCCCTGATCCTGACGGTCCTTCTGGCCGCAATCGCGTCGATTTCCCTTCTGGTGGGGGGGATTGGCATCATGAACATCATGCTGGTTTCCGTGCGGGAAAGAACGCGGGAAATCGGGATCCGGATGGCGATAGGAGCCAGACCGGGGGACATCGTGACCCAGTTTCTTGTAGAAAGTGCCGTTTTGTCCCTGTTAGGAGGATTGACAGGCATCCTTCTGGGAGCGGGGGGGATTTTCCTCTTTCGGGATCTGGTCGGGTGGCCCGCTCCGTTTCCGATTGGTTTTATGACCGCCACACTGCTGTTTTCCGGGGGCATTGGCGTCGTGTTTGGTCTTTATCCGGCCGTGATGGCTTCCCGTCTGGATCCGATGGTGGCGTTGCGGTACGAATGA